A window of the Parabacteroides merdae ATCC 43184 genome harbors these coding sequences:
- a CDS encoding DNA primase: protein MTKQEIQELKASLSIREVIGRYTKLNRVGRRWMGLCPFHGDRHPSLSVNEEKGSFVCYACGERGDVFAFVSKIENVGFVEAANKLSIDSGQLAIEGKDNKEARLLPERLAIKEKKENSDAEQLPVVNSQLSIENEAFLALLLPAGSGCSELTPTWLDFGVGQSPCLVPERWKAMRNRLVFPVRDEEGRLAGFAARRLSDEDRDKPKYVNSETGGLYRKSELLYGLYEAREAIRREGSVFLVEGYKDVLAMHAAGFRHTVALCGTALCTGHIALLKRYTTSVRVMLDADKAGRKAADAIVPVLAGEGMEAVRIGLPEGDDPDSLFRRLGREAFAAYVREAVRQTRPSEEQVLLGRIRKGIGLLSGVAEAEKRERLLRVLEDCLTQLKGLSVGACRPATMDWRWV, encoded by the coding sequence ATGACGAAGCAAGAGATACAAGAACTGAAAGCCTCCCTGTCGATCAGGGAGGTGATCGGGCGTTATACGAAACTGAACCGTGTCGGTCGCCGATGGATGGGGCTTTGCCCGTTCCACGGGGATCGGCATCCTTCCCTTTCCGTCAATGAGGAGAAGGGGAGCTTTGTTTGCTATGCTTGCGGAGAGAGGGGAGATGTGTTCGCCTTTGTCAGCAAGATCGAGAACGTCGGCTTTGTCGAGGCGGCGAACAAATTGTCGATTGACAGTGGACAGTTGGCTATTGAAGGGAAAGACAATAAGGAGGCGAGGTTGTTGCCGGAACGGTTGGCAATCAAGGAGAAAAAAGAAAATAGCGACGCGGAGCAATTGCCCGTTGTCAATTCTCAATTGTCAATTGAAAACGAAGCTTTCCTGGCTTTGTTGTTGCCCGCGGGTAGCGGATGTTCGGAACTGACGCCTACCTGGTTGGATTTCGGGGTGGGGCAGTCGCCCTGTCTGGTTCCCGAGCGCTGGAAGGCGATGCGGAACCGGTTGGTGTTCCCTGTGCGCGATGAGGAGGGCCGGTTGGCCGGGTTTGCCGCGCGGAGGTTGTCGGACGAAGATCGGGATAAACCGAAATATGTCAATTCGGAAACGGGCGGGCTGTATCGGAAAAGTGAACTGTTGTACGGGTTGTATGAGGCACGGGAGGCGATCCGCCGGGAGGGGAGCGTCTTTCTGGTGGAAGGATATAAGGATGTGCTGGCGATGCATGCGGCGGGATTTAGGCATACGGTGGCGTTGTGCGGGACGGCGCTTTGTACGGGGCACATTGCTTTGTTGAAACGATATACGACATCTGTCCGTGTGATGCTGGATGCCGACAAGGCGGGGCGCAAGGCGGCGGATGCGATTGTCCCGGTACTTGCTGGCGAAGGGATGGAGGCGGTGAGGATCGGGCTGCCGGAAGGGGACGATCCGGACTCGCTCTTTCGCCGGCTGGGGAGAGAGGCGTTTGCCGCTTACGTCCGTGAGGCGGTGCGGCAGACCCGGCCTTCGGAAGAACAGGTGTTGCTCGGACGCATCCGGAAAGGCATCGGGCTTTTGTCCGGTGTGGCGGAAGCGGAGAAACGGGAACGCTTGTTACGGGTGCTGGAGGATTGCCTGACGCAGTTGAAGGGCTTGTCCGTCGGTGCTTGCCGTCCGGCGACAATGGACTGGAGGTGGGTATGA
- a CDS encoding replicative DNA helicase encodes MMNGEETDGGISLGDMEKALVCLLMTSMEAPVQAESAGLTQEMFADASLGFVYEVIMKIYATGVRPDMVLVERGMREADEELAAKLGGLSFLLPYMLNVRHAGNVAAYVEGIKKQYKLRCLVTLFGTMAFKAGKVSSVPEELVDEAERLLMQFRQKTAEGAPVRTIGELAAEAVSWHYRRFGGELEAEQVKSGLAEFDYVTGGFHNTELTIVAGRPSDGKTAVTLQMALNAARAGKSVCFFSLEMSSLQMLNRVLAGMTDVNPDHLRINKPTGRELGQLEEAALRLKDLPFYLDYTVGATVEQIRAKVLLQCRLGKCDLVVVDYLHLLGGDRRKGETQEQMVGRNVRALKQLALDSNCPVLTVSQMNRACEARADKAYLPVMSDLRDSGTIEQVADCVAFIYRPERYGFTRDEKTGHSLVGVGKIYIAKNRNGSTGIARFRYNPSFTRITDYIQPGTQTSLGL; translated from the coding sequence ATGATGAACGGTGAAGAAACGGACGGAGGAATCTCTTTGGGCGATATGGAAAAGGCGTTGGTCTGCCTGTTGATGACCTCGATGGAAGCGCCGGTGCAGGCGGAGTCTGCAGGGCTGACTCAGGAAATGTTTGCGGATGCTTCGTTGGGATTCGTCTATGAAGTGATCATGAAAATTTATGCAACGGGGGTACGGCCGGACATGGTGCTGGTGGAACGCGGAATGCGCGAAGCGGACGAGGAACTGGCTGCCAAGCTGGGCGGTTTGTCGTTCCTGTTGCCCTACATGCTGAATGTGCGCCACGCCGGGAACGTGGCGGCCTATGTGGAAGGAATCAAGAAACAATATAAGCTGAGATGCCTCGTCACGTTGTTCGGGACGATGGCGTTCAAGGCTGGCAAGGTATCGTCCGTCCCGGAGGAACTGGTCGACGAGGCGGAGCGCCTTCTGATGCAGTTCCGCCAGAAGACGGCCGAGGGCGCTCCGGTGCGTACGATCGGCGAACTGGCTGCCGAGGCGGTGTCCTGGCATTATCGCCGCTTTGGCGGTGAGCTGGAGGCCGAACAGGTGAAGAGCGGGCTTGCCGAGTTCGATTATGTGACCGGAGGGTTCCACAATACGGAGCTGACGATCGTCGCCGGACGGCCGAGCGACGGGAAGACGGCGGTGACGTTGCAGATGGCCCTGAACGCGGCGCGTGCCGGGAAATCGGTCTGCTTCTTCAGCCTGGAGATGTCGAGCCTGCAAATGTTGAACCGTGTGCTGGCAGGGATGACGGACGTGAACCCGGATCACCTGCGCATCAACAAGCCGACCGGACGCGAGTTGGGACAGTTGGAAGAGGCTGCCCTCCGGTTGAAGGACTTGCCTTTCTATCTCGACTATACGGTAGGGGCTACCGTCGAGCAGATACGGGCGAAAGTGCTGCTGCAATGCCGCCTGGGAAAATGCGACCTGGTGGTCGTGGACTACCTGCACCTTCTCGGCGGCGACCGCCGGAAGGGGGAGACACAGGAACAGATGGTGGGACGGAATGTAAGGGCGTTGAAGCAACTGGCGTTGGACAGCAATTGTCCGGTGCTGACGGTTTCGCAGATGAATCGTGCCTGCGAGGCGCGTGCCGACAAAGCGTATCTGCCGGTGATGAGCGACCTGCGCGATTCGGGGACGATCGAGCAGGTGGCGGATTGCGTGGCGTTCATCTACCGTCCCGAACGCTATGGCTTCACCCGCGACGAAAAGACGGGGCATAGCCTGGTGGGGGTCGGCAAGATCTATATCGCGAAGAACCGTAACGGTTCGACGGGGATCGCCCGTTTCCGGTACAACCCTTCGTTCACCCGTATCACGGACTATATACAGCCTGGTACGCAAACCTCTTTAGGGTTATGA